From Chryseobacterium gallinarum, one genomic window encodes:
- the dprA gene encoding DNA-processing protein DprA has product MISEEYFYAIALRECSQIGDINFYKLVRTFGSAQEAWKRAKKEYRKIEGLGQKTVADIGNKEHLTFAEKELKYCEKNNIRITIRHLNELPALLNECADAPAILYQKGNYENSTPKISIVGTRNMTAYGRQFIEDFFEAAQSSRFISVSGLALGIDKEVHEKSIQYRKPTIAVLAHGFQFLYPAKNRKLSERILQEGGCLITEFNSSRKPDRENFIQRNRIVAGISPSTIVVETGFGGGSVSTAAFANDYNREVFALPGKITDPYSQGCNQLIFHNKAIAISTIKDLVNMLGFNHPKEKTGELFPYYETSAQLTENQHIIYKIIKENPQITLDDLSQEAAVSSYKILPIILELELLGKVKSFSGRQFMAI; this is encoded by the coding sequence ATGATTTCCGAAGAATACTTTTATGCCATCGCCCTCCGCGAATGCAGTCAAATTGGTGATATTAACTTTTATAAACTTGTCCGGACCTTTGGAAGTGCCCAGGAAGCATGGAAAAGAGCAAAGAAAGAATACAGGAAAATAGAAGGGTTAGGCCAAAAGACAGTGGCAGATATTGGAAATAAGGAACATCTGACCTTTGCCGAAAAAGAGCTGAAGTATTGTGAAAAAAATAATATCCGGATTACGATACGACACCTTAATGAACTTCCGGCTCTTCTTAATGAATGTGCAGATGCCCCTGCCATACTTTATCAAAAAGGAAATTATGAAAATTCAACACCCAAAATAAGTATTGTAGGAACCCGGAATATGACCGCCTATGGCAGGCAATTCATTGAAGATTTTTTTGAGGCCGCTCAATCTTCCCGGTTTATATCAGTAAGCGGTCTTGCTTTAGGTATTGATAAAGAGGTCCATGAAAAATCCATACAATACCGGAAACCCACAATAGCAGTTCTCGCCCACGGTTTTCAGTTTTTATATCCTGCCAAAAACAGGAAATTGTCTGAACGGATCCTTCAGGAGGGAGGCTGCCTTATTACAGAATTCAATTCTTCCCGGAAACCCGACCGGGAAAACTTTATCCAGAGAAACAGAATTGTTGCGGGAATTTCCCCTTCAACAATTGTAGTGGAAACCGGGTTCGGGGGAGGCTCCGTAAGTACAGCTGCCTTTGCCAACGATTACAATCGTGAAGTTTTTGCCCTTCCCGGAAAAATTACCGACCCTTATAGCCAGGGATGCAATCAACTGATTTTCCATAACAAAGCGATTGCTATTTCTACGATTAAAGACCTTGTCAATATGCTTGGTTTCAATCATCCTAAAGAGAAAACCGGGGAACTGTTCCCCTATTATGAGACTTCAGCGCAGCTAACTGAAAATCAGCACATAATATATAAAATTATAAAAGAAAATCCCCAAATCACTTTAGATGATCTTTCACAGGAAGCAGCTGTTTCTTCGTACAAAATTTTACCGATAATTTTAGAATTGGAGCTTTTAGGGAAAGTAAAATCATTTTCCGGGAGACAATTTATGGCAATTTGA
- a CDS encoding rhomboid family intramembrane serine protease, with product MFKNVISKRAILHPLLMLSAMWFGYFLQMQGFFANCFGAIIPLLPEGLIGVITSPLLHGNIDHIIGNSIPIAALMFLLYQFYPLVANKVFIIGWLATGFLVWLLPPIDILTGEYMYTCTIGASGVVYVLAFFLFFSGVFKWNTKLLTISMLVVLYYGSLVWGMLPEELFYNMEEPSKISWQAHLSGAVVGSIIAFAFKNVGEKKKKFIWEFPNYYSEKDDKLWQEYKDNHPEDFMELPYKKRDDIWDHLEELRKK from the coding sequence ATGTTTAAAAATGTAATTTCCAAAAGAGCGATTCTACATCCTTTGCTGATGCTATCTGCAATGTGGTTCGGATACTTTTTACAAATGCAGGGCTTTTTTGCAAATTGCTTTGGAGCCATTATCCCCTTATTACCTGAAGGGCTGATAGGAGTAATTACTTCTCCTCTTCTCCACGGAAATATTGATCATATTATAGGAAACTCTATCCCTATTGCTGCTTTAATGTTTCTATTATATCAATTCTATCCTTTGGTTGCCAATAAAGTTTTTATAATCGGCTGGCTGGCCACCGGCTTTTTGGTATGGCTCCTCCCTCCTATAGATATTCTTACAGGAGAATATATGTATACCTGTACTATTGGAGCCAGTGGTGTGGTCTATGTTCTTGCTTTTTTCCTGTTTTTCAGCGGAGTATTTAAATGGAACACAAAGCTTCTTACCATCTCTATGCTTGTTGTTTTATATTATGGAAGTTTGGTTTGGGGAATGCTTCCTGAAGAATTATTCTATAATATGGAGGAACCCAGTAAAATTTCCTGGCAGGCACATCTTTCAGGAGCCGTAGTGGGAAGCATCATAGCTTTTGCTTTCAAAAATGTTGGTGAAAAAAAGAAAAAATTCATCTGGGAATTTCCAAACTACTACAGTGAAAAAGATGATAAATTATGGCAGGAATATAAAGACAACCACCCTGAAGATTTCATGGAGCTGCCTTACAAAAAAAGAGATGATATCTGGGATCATCTGGAAGAATTAAGGAAGAAATAA
- a CDS encoding DUF3078 domain-containing protein has product MKKFLWILSFFAGVYVSAQEELKKDSIVADTVKYWSVLGKNTLMINQAAFSNWVGGGANNVGWLAGINYNLTYEKDKDLWENIIILGYGQNDTKGLGVRKTQDLINVSTNYGRKFSKSWYFSLGAGLQSQFAPGYEDGNNPAAKKISNFMAPGYLNVGMGITYRPNDDLTVTLRPTNARWTFVLDKDLQMAGNYGLKSDGDSSLLQFGFLGTAIYKLKIMEDINLTNTASVFSNYLDRPDRLVLAYGAILNLKVNKYISSNITLDLLYDHNQIEKTQLKQTLGVGFAYTLDNGVKRSDRKDSQWWINKK; this is encoded by the coding sequence ATGAAGAAGTTTTTATGGATTCTTTCCTTCTTTGCAGGGGTTTATGTCAGCGCACAAGAAGAATTGAAAAAAGATTCAATAGTGGCAGATACGGTGAAGTATTGGTCGGTACTGGGAAAAAACACCTTAATGATTAATCAGGCGGCCTTTTCCAATTGGGTCGGCGGGGGAGCCAACAATGTTGGCTGGCTTGCCGGAATCAATTACAATCTGACCTATGAAAAAGACAAAGACCTTTGGGAAAACATTATTATTTTAGGATACGGACAAAATGATACGAAAGGATTGGGAGTCAGGAAAACCCAGGATCTCATAAATGTTTCAACAAATTACGGGCGGAAATTTTCCAAAAGCTGGTATTTCTCTTTAGGAGCCGGTTTACAATCCCAGTTCGCTCCGGGATATGAAGACGGAAATAATCCTGCAGCAAAAAAAATCTCAAATTTTATGGCTCCCGGTTATCTGAACGTCGGTATGGGTATTACTTACAGGCCCAACGATGATTTAACCGTGACTTTACGTCCTACCAACGCCAGATGGACTTTTGTATTAGATAAGGATCTTCAGATGGCAGGAAACTATGGTTTGAAAAGCGATGGAGATTCTTCTTTGCTGCAATTCGGTTTTTTGGGTACAGCCATTTATAAACTGAAAATTATGGAGGATATTAACCTGACCAACACGGCTTCTGTCTTTTCCAATTATCTGGACCGTCCGGACAGGCTGGTTCTTGCCTATGGAGCAATTCTCAATTTAAAAGTCAACAAATATATTTCATCAAATATAACGCTTGACTTATTATATGACCATAATCAAATTGAGAAAACTCAGCTAAAACAGACACTTGGAGTTGGTTTTGCCTATACCCTGGATAATGGGGTAAAACGCTCCGACCGTAAAGACAGCCAATGGTGGATAAATAAAAAATAA
- a CDS encoding glycoside hydrolase family protein: MSAPIPYTVQSGETLQDIARKLGIKDWTKLKDYHNANSGTKVGNTPYTGFSLMTPPPDEVYALNGETPPPDPEEEQKTAEQKQEEEKKKEEEKKKNEQASKSDHDGKYFVVHGAKCVCDKAENPKQTADLQVTTHSVIVLNDQQGKLAATEEDKTFNPPAATFGKCTLKPSPGGYLPCAVAPAPKWNKTYDSTQVLGKNTLTEISELPCMTGGKITIFKHGQTDSVSNAHADNTNPAELAMVNPAVDMPKKKEEYPSVTSIALTQIENRITFKAIDSKNKSGVVYLRKDEEASFKANLKSGNQQLTSWVVYSDHQGKKENRIFLREQIGTEFSQSFEGLGKFRIEGYGKPKTPEFEKGKYDKCDPSCSIDVEVVENTLLELESTSGDFTTRIDPSKNRKFRRGVPSVFRAKFLIPDLTEEEKSRLTLAVFDGSGNAITEGVHINGDTLTFTPQNTKAKYTILARYINENGEAIEKKMSGESEGNAVLGISHGAEVVRPGTSMSFSVTKMKYKFGDDNSPFGLTPGESSDIKWNLDGVLIGNGKSITIPGSRVTPGKHVVEAYSMVANATGKNAKKEDDDWHFEVKENDVVSFTVSGTPKVGKPMTATVDKMIFSDLLPNETVHWQGFSNAVTGKSINFTPKKPGTLTITSRIKGKGSTQTINVVQPIINDIQFTDSNGSKIDKAGWGQKVNIRIDHQGLENEKLTIVLWDSDTVQDDPVKTITIKAYDGGLIPVTLDADMKNKAGNQGLIYARISAPDVVAIGEGLPFPKTYKLDVQDKKEIFNAKLGSEDGSEKHTVVDYDEISYFYANSRGIKPDESLFLEIRDSVLGRDPLLLQQANVKANQNGIIKQKIIWNGIKNKVNLLTVYAIVKEKNQDGKVLYDADGDYSMATAKLRKGSTLVKIVENKGAVKVGDQPISGSNCGGKFCIKKGSPKSELIREINIRLAGFGGNVPTDEFTDNTEKMVKQFQRDYMKVEETGKVCGNVLKAIDEFCNKYIEQINDYKCPCQNPNNSKENDKAAKINRCPEGWGKGLYASQYMDSKIKEPYRKYEYPGMHRSILWAVSAMNFYLDFTKSKYKKFDINRGYRCWADNDFHKRKSTNHFGKAADIRFTKNGTRTKEASDANTIRTEIFNKYLNAKWWGNPNFFTLEKESDGAVTYVHVDCRDFAIEYHDNKFFIKTQELVMGKSIIQIANELGLKDICSCMGGGATNSNSNSITSGDRVDPKTLITSQKGKDFIKDWEKYYKMPYDDSKHYATIGYGYLIAYKSHVKVTKADVEQTDITWKEFQEGISKERALQLFEEKIKKYEKSVYRDITVKLYQYEFDALVSLLFNCGPDFLKNNKAPKLYKNLLAEKYEDAAKEFLDITNDDTEGLVKRRKAENDMFLNNHYDSTH, encoded by the coding sequence ATGTCAGCACCCATCCCATATACGGTTCAGAGCGGAGAAACGCTGCAGGATATCGCCAGGAAACTGGGTATCAAAGACTGGACGAAACTCAAAGATTATCATAATGCCAATTCCGGAACGAAGGTTGGCAATACTCCCTATACAGGGTTTTCCCTGATGACCCCTCCGCCTGACGAGGTTTACGCCCTTAATGGTGAAACACCACCTCCTGATCCCGAAGAAGAACAAAAAACAGCAGAGCAGAAACAGGAAGAGGAAAAGAAGAAGGAAGAAGAAAAAAAGAAAAACGAACAGGCTTCCAAAAGCGACCACGACGGAAAATACTTTGTGGTGCATGGCGCCAAATGTGTTTGTGATAAAGCAGAAAATCCAAAACAAACAGCGGATCTACAGGTAACCACCCATTCCGTTATTGTTTTGAACGATCAACAGGGAAAACTGGCGGCAACCGAAGAAGATAAAACATTCAACCCTCCTGCAGCCACTTTTGGAAAATGTACCCTGAAACCATCCCCGGGAGGCTATCTTCCCTGTGCGGTTGCCCCGGCTCCAAAATGGAATAAAACCTATGACAGCACCCAGGTATTAGGAAAAAATACGCTCACTGAAATATCAGAACTTCCCTGTATGACCGGTGGGAAAATCACCATATTCAAACATGGACAGACGGACTCCGTGAGCAATGCCCATGCAGACAATACCAACCCGGCGGAACTCGCTATGGTTAACCCGGCAGTAGATATGCCTAAGAAAAAGGAGGAATATCCTTCTGTAACTTCTATTGCCTTAACCCAGATAGAAAACAGGATTACCTTTAAAGCAATAGATTCCAAAAATAAAAGCGGTGTTGTGTATCTGCGCAAAGACGAAGAAGCTTCTTTCAAAGCCAATCTGAAAAGCGGGAACCAACAGCTCACCTCATGGGTGGTTTACAGTGACCACCAGGGTAAGAAAGAGAATAGAATCTTTTTAAGAGAACAAATCGGGACAGAATTTTCCCAGAGTTTCGAAGGATTGGGAAAATTCAGGATTGAAGGATACGGAAAACCTAAAACCCCTGAATTTGAAAAAGGGAAATATGACAAATGTGATCCTTCCTGCTCCATTGACGTTGAGGTAGTAGAAAACACCCTGCTTGAGCTGGAATCCACCTCCGGAGATTTTACCACCCGTATCGATCCTTCTAAAAACAGGAAATTCAGAAGGGGTGTTCCTTCGGTTTTCAGGGCTAAGTTTTTGATCCCTGATCTTACGGAAGAGGAGAAATCCAGGCTGACGCTGGCGGTATTTGACGGAAGTGGAAATGCCATTACAGAAGGTGTTCATATCAATGGAGACACCCTTACCTTTACCCCTCAGAACACCAAGGCTAAATACACAATCCTGGCCCGTTATATCAATGAAAATGGTGAAGCCATAGAAAAAAAGATGTCCGGGGAAAGTGAAGGCAATGCAGTTTTAGGCATCAGCCATGGTGCGGAAGTTGTAAGGCCCGGAACCTCCATGTCGTTCAGTGTTACCAAAATGAAATATAAGTTTGGAGATGACAACTCTCCTTTTGGCCTGACTCCGGGGGAATCTTCAGACATTAAATGGAACCTGGACGGTGTACTGATCGGGAATGGGAAAAGCATTACCATTCCAGGGTCGCGGGTTACTCCAGGAAAACATGTTGTGGAAGCATACAGCATGGTGGCCAATGCTACCGGAAAAAACGCTAAAAAAGAAGATGATGACTGGCATTTTGAGGTGAAGGAAAATGATGTGGTAAGCTTTACCGTCAGCGGTACTCCAAAAGTGGGTAAACCTATGACCGCTACTGTTGATAAAATGATATTTTCCGACCTTCTTCCTAATGAAACCGTACACTGGCAAGGGTTTTCCAATGCCGTTACCGGAAAGTCCATCAACTTTACGCCTAAAAAGCCCGGGACATTAACCATTACCAGCAGAATAAAAGGGAAAGGTTCCACCCAAACCATAAATGTAGTACAGCCCATAATTAATGATATCCAGTTTACAGACAGCAACGGAAGTAAAATAGACAAAGCAGGCTGGGGACAGAAAGTAAATATCCGCATTGATCACCAAGGTCTTGAGAATGAGAAGTTGACTATTGTTCTCTGGGATAGTGACACGGTACAGGATGACCCTGTAAAAACCATTACCATCAAAGCTTATGACGGAGGGCTGATTCCGGTAACCTTAGATGCTGACATGAAAAATAAGGCGGGAAACCAGGGATTGATTTATGCCAGAATTTCAGCGCCTGATGTTGTAGCCATTGGGGAAGGATTGCCATTCCCTAAAACATATAAGCTGGATGTCCAGGACAAAAAAGAAATCTTTAATGCCAAGTTAGGCAGTGAAGACGGCAGCGAAAAACATACGGTAGTAGATTATGATGAGATCAGTTATTTCTACGCCAACAGCCGGGGAATAAAGCCTGATGAAAGCCTGTTCCTGGAAATAAGGGATTCCGTACTGGGGAGAGACCCTCTTCTATTACAGCAGGCCAATGTTAAAGCTAATCAGAATGGCATCATCAAACAAAAAATTATATGGAACGGTATAAAAAATAAAGTAAATTTATTGACCGTATATGCCATCGTAAAAGAAAAGAACCAGGACGGAAAAGTCTTATACGATGCAGATGGTGATTATTCTATGGCAACCGCTAAGCTGAGAAAAGGCAGTACCCTGGTTAAAATAGTGGAGAATAAAGGTGCAGTGAAGGTGGGGGATCAACCAATAAGTGGGTCTAATTGTGGTGGTAAATTTTGTATTAAAAAAGGAAGCCCTAAGAGCGAATTGATCAGAGAAATCAATATCCGCTTAGCTGGATTTGGAGGAAATGTTCCAACAGATGAGTTTACTGATAATACAGAAAAAATGGTAAAACAATTCCAACGGGATTATATGAAAGTTGAAGAAACAGGAAAAGTCTGTGGAAATGTTTTAAAAGCTATTGATGAGTTTTGTAATAAATACATTGAACAAATCAATGACTACAAATGTCCTTGCCAAAACCCTAATAATTCTAAAGAAAATGATAAAGCTGCTAAGATAAATAGATGCCCTGAAGGTTGGGGAAAAGGATTATATGCAAGTCAATACATGGACTCAAAAATTAAAGAACCATACAGGAAATATGAATATCCAGGTATGCACCGTTCAATACTGTGGGCAGTAAGCGCCATGAATTTTTACTTAGATTTTACAAAATCAAAATATAAGAAATTTGATATCAATAGAGGATATCGCTGTTGGGCGGATAATGATTTTCACAAGCGGAAGTCCACAAATCATTTTGGAAAAGCAGCAGATATACGCTTTACTAAGAATGGAACTAGAACTAAGGAGGCTTCAGATGCAAATACTATTAGAACTGAAATTTTCAATAAATATCTAAATGCAAAATGGTGGGGCAATCCAAATTTTTTTACATTAGAGAAAGAATCTGATGGAGCTGTAACTTATGTTCATGTAGATTGTCGAGATTTTGCAATTGAATACCATGATAATAAATTCTTTATTAAAACACAAGAGCTTGTTATGGGCAAAAGTATAATTCAAATTGCAAACGAATTAGGGTTAAAAGATATATGTAGTTGTATGGGTGGAGGAGCGACTAATAGTAATTCAAATTCGATAACAAGTGGTGACAGAGTTGACCCTAAAACATTAATTACATCACAAAAGGGTAAAGATTTTATAAAAGACTGGGAAAAATATTATAAAATGCCTTACGATGATTCTAAGCATTATGCTACAATTGGTTATGGATATCTTATAGCCTATAAAAGCCATGTAAAGGTCACTAAAGCCGACGTTGAACAAACAGATATTACTTGGAAAGAGTTCCAAGAAGGAATTTCAAAAGAAAGAGCGTTACAATTATTTGAAGAAAAAATAAAAAAATATGAAAAATCAGTATATAGAGATATTACGGTAAAACTGTATCAATATGAGTTTGATGCATTGGTTAGTCTTCTATTTAATTGTGGACCTGATTTTCTAAAAAATAACAAAGCCCCTAAATTATACAAGAACTTATTAGCAGAAAAATATGAAGACGCGGCAAAAGAATTTTTAGATATAACCAACGATGATACAGAGGGATTAGTAAAAAGAAGAAAAGCAGAAAACGATATGTTTTTAAATAATCATTATGATTCAACACATTAA
- a CDS encoding XAC2610-related protein: MIFGGNGGPSYSYFFQNEKGEFLSNKEFPLNEGPFPKIINKADKTLVIQRPKGCCKTNTTVFQLQKNNWKIISTTDEAME, translated from the coding sequence ATGATTTTTGGAGGCAATGGAGGACCTTCATATTCATATTTTTTCCAAAATGAGAAGGGCGAATTTCTATCAAATAAAGAGTTTCCATTAAATGAGGGACCATTTCCAAAAATTATCAATAAAGCTGATAAAACCTTAGTTATACAAAGACCAAAGGGCTGTTGTAAAACCAATACAACGGTTTTCCAATTACAAAAAAATAACTGGAAAATAATTTCCACAACAGATGAAGCTATGGAATAA
- a CDS encoding DUF3078 domain-containing protein, whose translation MKKLLLLTSMSLGVIVSAQETKTEAPVKDTAKAWSIQGQNTLMLNQAAFSNWVGGGANNVGWLAGVNYNLTYEKGKDLWENIIILGYGQNNTQGTGVRKTQDVINLSTNYGREFAKHWYLSGGASLQTQFAPGYEDGNNPDAKKISNFFAPGYLNLGAGVTYRPNDNLTVTLRPANARWTFVLDKDLQKAGTYGLKNDGDSSLFQFGFLGTAIYKVKIMENINLTNTASVFSNYLDHPERLVLAYGAVLNMKINKYISSNITLDLLYDHNQIWKTQLKQTLGVGFAYNIDNGKKRSDNKDNQSWLKK comes from the coding sequence ATGAAAAAACTTTTATTACTCACTTCCATGTCTTTGGGAGTTATTGTCAGTGCCCAGGAAACTAAAACTGAAGCTCCTGTAAAGGATACCGCTAAAGCCTGGTCTATTCAGGGTCAAAACACATTAATGCTTAATCAGGCTGCCTTTTCAAATTGGGTAGGAGGGGGAGCCAACAATGTAGGCTGGCTTGCCGGTGTAAATTACAACCTTACCTATGAAAAAGGAAAAGACCTTTGGGAAAACATCATTATTCTTGGCTACGGGCAGAATAATACCCAAGGTACAGGGGTAAGAAAAACACAGGATGTTATTAACCTTTCCACAAACTATGGGAGAGAATTTGCCAAGCATTGGTATTTGTCAGGTGGCGCAAGCCTTCAAACCCAATTTGCTCCCGGGTATGAAGACGGTAATAATCCTGATGCAAAAAAGATCTCCAATTTCTTTGCCCCGGGTTATCTGAATCTTGGTGCAGGGGTTACATACCGTCCCAATGACAATCTTACAGTAACTTTACGTCCGGCTAACGCAAGATGGACTTTTGTATTGGATAAAGACCTTCAGAAAGCAGGTACTTACGGGCTTAAAAATGATGGAGACTCTTCTCTTTTCCAGTTTGGTTTTCTGGGAACAGCGATCTATAAGGTAAAAATTATGGAGAATATTAACCTGACCAATACTGCTTCTGTTTTCTCAAACTACCTGGATCATCCGGAGAGATTGGTACTTGCTTATGGAGCCGTTTTGAATATGAAGATCAATAAGTATATTTCTTCCAATATCACATTAGACTTGCTGTATGATCACAATCAGATCTGGAAAACACAGTTGAAACAAACGTTAGGAGTAGGTTTTGCCTATAATATAGACAACGGAAAGAAACGTTCAGACAATAAAGACAATCAAAGCTGGCTGAAAAAATAG
- the sufD gene encoding Fe-S cluster assembly protein SufD produces MSLNEQILNNHNEFLSTLRHRFLDETRVQALGKFAEAGFPTKKDEEYKYTNLKEITEKNYNFFPKENHNITKEQFDELHLGEENFDWIVFVNGKLHKELSKVSIENVEFLSFNYALNDDKHKEIFEKYFNTIASKDLAFTNLNLAYCKYGFFLKVPKNVVIEKPIHIFYISQNQEENTFYNTRNLLIVEEGAKVEVIESHHNFDDTYVLTNSVTEIFTYPNAKADWHKLQNDNNTSYLVDHTFAKQEKDSLTTVNTFSFGGKLVRNNLDFIHNGSNINSFMNGITIIGKDQLVDHHTAVHHNFPNCESYQNYKGIFDGNAHGVFNGKVFVDKIAQKTNAYQQNNNVLLSEGASIDTKPQLEIFADDVKCSHGCTVGQLNEDALFYLRARGISKKEAQALLLYAFANDAMQNIDIEPLKDKISKLLAEKLEVDIEF; encoded by the coding sequence ATGAGTTTAAACGAACAAATTTTAAATAATCATAACGAATTTCTAAGCACACTTCGTCATCGCTTTTTGGATGAAACGAGAGTTCAGGCTTTAGGAAAGTTTGCAGAAGCTGGTTTTCCGACAAAAAAAGACGAAGAATATAAATATACCAATCTAAAGGAGATCACGGAAAAAAATTATAACTTTTTCCCGAAAGAAAACCACAACATCACTAAAGAGCAGTTTGATGAACTGCATCTTGGAGAGGAAAATTTTGATTGGATTGTTTTCGTAAATGGTAAACTTCACAAAGAACTTTCAAAAGTTTCTATTGAAAATGTAGAGTTCCTTTCATTCAATTATGCATTGAATGATGACAAACATAAAGAGATATTTGAAAAATATTTTAACACAATTGCTTCCAAGGACCTGGCTTTTACCAACTTAAACCTTGCATACTGCAAGTACGGTTTCTTTTTGAAAGTTCCTAAAAATGTAGTGATTGAAAAGCCAATCCATATTTTTTACATTTCTCAGAATCAGGAAGAAAATACATTCTACAACACAAGAAATTTATTGATTGTAGAAGAAGGAGCAAAAGTAGAGGTAATTGAAAGTCACCACAATTTCGATGACACCTATGTGTTAACTAACTCTGTGACAGAGATCTTTACCTATCCCAATGCAAAAGCGGACTGGCACAAACTTCAGAATGACAACAATACTTCTTACCTTGTAGACCATACCTTCGCAAAACAGGAAAAAGACAGTTTAACTACTGTAAACACATTCTCTTTCGGAGGAAAACTGGTAAGAAATAACCTGGATTTTATTCATAACGGATCCAATATCAATTCATTTATGAATGGAATTACGATTATTGGTAAAGATCAGTTGGTAGACCACCATACGGCCGTTCACCATAACTTCCCGAACTGTGAAAGTTATCAGAACTACAAAGGCATTTTTGACGGTAATGCACATGGTGTTTTCAATGGGAAGGTTTTTGTTGATAAAATTGCTCAGAAAACCAATGCTTACCAGCAGAATAACAACGTTTTATTAAGCGAAGGTGCAAGTATTGATACCAAACCTCAGTTGGAAATCTTTGCCGATGATGTAAAGTGTTCTCACGGTTGTACGGTAGGTCAGCTGAATGAAGATGCGTTATTCTATTTAAGAGCAAGAGGAATTTCTAAAAAAGAGGCTCAGGCTTTACTTCTATATGCCTTTGCCAATGATGCAATGCAAAACATTGATATCGAACCTCTTAAAGATAAAATTTCAAAACTTTTGGCTGAAAAGCTTGAAGTGGATATAGAATTTTAA
- the sufC gene encoding Fe-S cluster assembly ATPase SufC, whose translation MLEIKNLHARIEDGAEILKGINLEIKPGEVHAIMGPNGAGKSTLSSVIAGKEDYEVTGGEILFEGEDIIEDAPEDRAHKGIFLSFQYPVEIPGVSVTNFIKAALNETRKANGLEEMPAKEMLALIREKSEKLGIKKDFLSRSLNEGFSGGEKKRNEIFQMMMLNPKLAILDETDSGLDIDALRIVADGVNYFKNEGNAVLLITHYQRLLNYIQPDFVHVLANGKIIKTGDKSLALELEEKGYDWLLN comes from the coding sequence ATGTTAGAAATTAAAAACCTTCACGCCAGAATTGAAGATGGCGCAGAAATATTAAAAGGGATTAATCTTGAAATAAAGCCGGGTGAAGTGCACGCTATCATGGGGCCGAACGGAGCCGGTAAATCTACCCTTTCTTCCGTAATCGCAGGTAAAGAAGATTACGAAGTAACAGGTGGAGAGATTCTTTTCGAAGGAGAAGACATCATTGAAGATGCTCCTGAAGACAGGGCACATAAAGGAATCTTCCTATCGTTTCAGTATCCGGTAGAAATTCCCGGGGTGTCTGTTACAAACTTCATCAAAGCTGCTTTAAACGAAACCAGAAAAGCAAACGGATTGGAGGAAATGCCGGCAAAGGAAATGCTTGCATTAATCCGTGAAAAATCTGAAAAGCTTGGAATCAAAAAGGATTTCCTTTCAAGATCACTGAATGAAGGGTTCTCAGGGGGTGAAAAGAAAAGAAACGAAATCTTCCAGATGATGATGCTTAATCCTAAACTGGCTATCCTTGACGAAACCGATTCAGGATTGGATATCGATGCATTAAGAATCGTTGCAGATGGGGTAAATTATTTTAAAAACGAAGGAAATGCAGTTCTTTTAATTACGCACTATCAAAGACTGTTAAACTATATTCAACCTGACTTCGTTCACGTTTTAGCTAACGGAAAAATCATCAAAACAGGTGATAAATCTTTGGCATTAGAGCTTGAAGAAAAAGGGTACGACTGGCTTTTAAATTAA
- a CDS encoding GNAT family N-acetyltransferase, translating into MIATERLIVRRPAKEDFEKFFEINHDPQTNIYNPGGPMSFEKAESTFARMLDHWEIHNFGGWAIVEKDHPDNIIGFGGLSYKLYGEEEKLNLGYRFASRAWGKGYATEFAKKAIEYGLNEKNKEEIFAIVRPGNIASVKVLEKAGMIRIGTLNDVPGQPESLVYRIQK; encoded by the coding sequence ATGATAGCTACAGAAAGATTAATTGTAAGAAGACCAGCAAAAGAAGATTTTGAAAAATTCTTTGAAATTAATCATGATCCTCAAACCAATATTTACAATCCAGGTGGACCCATGAGTTTTGAAAAAGCAGAAAGCACATTTGCCAGGATGCTTGATCATTGGGAAATACATAATTTTGGAGGTTGGGCGATTGTTGAAAAAGATCATCCTGACAACATAATTGGTTTTGGAGGGCTAAGCTATAAGCTCTACGGAGAAGAAGAAAAATTGAATTTAGGCTATCGTTTTGCCTCCCGGGCATGGGGGAAGGGATACGCCACAGAATTCGCAAAGAAAGCTATAGAATACGGGCTTAATGAGAAGAATAAGGAAGAAATATTCGCTATTGTCCGTCCCGGCAACATAGCTTCTGTTAAAGTTTTGGAAAAGGCAGGTATGATCCGAATCGGGACGCTTAATGATGTTCCTGGTCAGCCTGAAAGTTTAGTATATAGAATTCAAAAATAA